A segment of the Panicum hallii strain FIL2 chromosome 1, PHallii_v3.1, whole genome shotgun sequence genome:
AAAGCGCAAATGCAACCCTTCGCTAGCTGATCGATGTCCAGGAGAATTAAGTTCTATATAATAatcacttttttttttctgtacGTTGAAAATTAGCATATAATAAACAAAAGAAACTCCATGTGAAGGAGAAGGATAGCGAGGCAAAACCGTTGTGCTTCATTTATCCTTCGTGGTTCTAGCATTCTTGCCTCAAGACGTCTGAGATACTAGCTGATGACATTTTTACCAATGCAGGAATTTTTGACATCTCAGATAGATTCTAGTACGATGGGATCTTTTGAGCCATTCGAGATTACCGTCTGTGTACTATTGTAAAGTTCGATTTTTTCCCGTGTGCGTTTAATAGGTATCGAGGTTATTAGTATCGTTTAGGTGTGAGATTTTGATATATAGTGAAGAAAATATGAATCGATTGACTAAGCAAATGAACCACATGCCAAAAAAAACGAAATGAAAGTTCATTCAGTTGTTCGGAACACAAATAATCGAATTCGTACTTTTAGTTCACAGTCAACCAACTGTTTGTGTACTCGTTAATTTCTCATGCTTCAGTATGTTGGTATATGTGTCCATGTGCTTTCCAGTGACAGTTATATATTCTGCATTATTAGTCTAAATGGTAAACGCTAAACAGTCGGTCACCTACCATTTAGCTATTTATTCAGACTAAACAGCCATTTAAACGGGTTAAACTATCATTAAACGGGGTAAATGGCCGATTAAACGGACACGGCTAGTCACTGTGTAGCATGTATACGGGCTAAACAGCCATGTAGGCAAACAATAATATACTGCAGTTCAGCAGTGCATCCCTTTGCCAGAAGTTTGTGCCGTTACTGAATGTATTTTTTAGACAACGTATTACTGATTACTGAGAATGTCGTATACAATCAGTACGCAGGTAGACACACGGAAGCATTAAGGTGACGCATTGCCTGCCTGGCGGGGTGGTGAGAATGAACAAGAAATCGCTGGTGCCGTGGTATATGTTCCTGAACAAGACCAAAAATGTGTGACTCCTTGAATGCAGCTGCTTAGAATAGGAGGCTGGGCCAGGCTCTAGCTGAAAGGTTTGTTGGACAAGCAAAAAGACAATAAGAAATCGGTATGTTTGAGAACTTTGTATTGCGCAATACTTCTCAGGAAGCAAACAATTCTGATGTTAAGATCTTTATAATTTTGTCACGGAGCATGACTTGGTAGAATAAATTTACTGATCCATTGCTGCAATATGATTTTCTCACTACCGTTTGATGACATGGACTGACCAGCCTATGAACTGACAAGAATGGTGATACTTTGAGTGAAGAATGACACGATCCATTTCAGTACTGGGATGTGCATGTACATTGATACATTGTCTCCCAAATCACAACTCTGACAAAACAAACGGCACTAATATGGTCAATCAACAAAGTCTGATGCTCTTCAGTATTATGACAAAACTAGTATGGCTATAGCTATATGTTTTTAGTTTGTCTGTTTACAGAAAAGATATATTGGCATCTATAATAACAAATAAATACATTATCAAACATATTACATGGTGGATTTAGGTAAACTGAATTTGATGTTGTAGATATTGGAGCATTTTTTACTATAAACTTCACCAAAATTAGATATGTTTGACTTGGGACAAAACTatttttttttatatttttgaaCGAAAGGAGTACTATTTTTAACCTTTTTGTACTTAACCTTTTTTTTGCTACGGTAAGCTGTAGAGAATGACAACGTTTATTGTTATCTAGGGAAAAATTGTATTTCCAAATGCATACGTCTCTTTACATGCAGGTTAATACTAACTAAAAGGGAAAATTGAAAGAAAAACCCTTTACTTGCagcaggaggggggggggggggttataaaaTGCTGGGGGTGTTTCATGCAAGTTTTCCTAATTAAAATTCACACGATCGCGGGCAGGCAGTTGCATTTTGGCCCATTAGGGTCCAAAGCAATGAAAAACGGCCCATCGGCCCGAAATTGTTACCATCGCGCGGTTGCTCCTCGACTCTTCCCTCGTCTCTCCCCTGTCCGGCCGACCCCCTGTCCTCTCCCCCTCCGCTCCGCCCCCACTCCCCTCCCCTCCGGCGAGAGGCGAACCGAATCCATGGGGAGCTCCTCCAACACCAACACGAGCGGTGGCGGCAGCGACAAGGAGGACAAGAAGGAGGACAAGGGCAAAGGCAAGGACTCGGCGGAGCCATCCTTCAAGGAGGGCGACAGGGTCCTCGCCTACCACGGCCCCCTCCTTTACGAGGCCAAGGTTTGCCGTCGCTTCCCATTCCCTTCCTGGCCCTGTTGGCGACGACCTCTTCCTGGATCCTAGATACAGTCGCTAGTTCCGCCTGCTCTGTGCCGTGTTGTGCTTCCTGAATCCTGGATGCGTTGCTAGGGTTACGGTACCATCCAGTCCCGTCGGTTGAATCGATTCTCTTCTGCCTGCATAAATTGCGCTAGCCGTTAGGGTTCAGGCTTTATCATTCCCCGTCTCTGCTTCCTTTGCTTCTTCAATTCACTGCTAACGGAATATATATTTTTTCCTCTCTTCCAATGTCTCAAGGTTCAAAGAATCGAAAATCTGGACGATGAATGGCGCTACTTCGTCCATTATCTGGTATGTCTAAGTCACTCCATTTGTAAGCATGCTTAAAGGCATTGTTTCCTTATGCTTTCTTTGTATCTTGGCCGTTAGGGTGTTTCTTACTCACATATAAACTAGCATGTACCTGAAAAATTTTCTACTTCTCTAATTCTCTGTCATCTCTTGTAGGGCTGGAATAAGAAGTAAGTTTCCCGTACTCCATGAGCGGATGGGATGTTAGATGGCTGGTGTCTATGTGACCAGGATCAACTCTGAGACAATTATTACAACAACTGAACAAAGCATGCTCTCCCTTACCAAAATATAAAACCAAACTTAATCAAACCAACACCATGCTACCAGAAACTGAAGAAACACATTCAAACTCTCTAAAAGCCAATTCTCCTACAGAGATGCCCAACCATGGAACCTGCTGAGCAGCTCCTGAGCCAGCTTCTTTGATCCCTGAGCTCCTTCAAGCGACCTTCTTCTACCTTTTTTTTTCTGCAATAAAACCCATGATTCAAGCCAATAACACAAACTGAAAATAATGTTTGTAGGCACACCAGTGAATTGATGTTGGAAATAAGCTGCATTCCTCAATTTCTAGAATGTTTAAATTAATACTGAGCCCCTAAAAATCAACAAAGAATATATGTTCTTTAGGAAAAGCATGTAAGCATTTCCCAAGGGTAGGATCAATGCAGGTAGGAGCTTTTATTAACAAAAGCACATGCAGCCACATTCCAAGTAACATGGATTCTATGTTCCTAATGACTAACAGTTCCGTTGTTGGATTATTTGTTTCTTTCATGGCTCATTGATTTTCAGCTTCTATGCCTCCTGTTCCCTATAGATGGGGGATTTTTGGTATGAAGGTAGCTTTTACATATAGAATATGATCTTCAGATGACTCAGTTTGGGAGTTGGCCAGTTGGGTGTTTGTGGGCTGTGCCTTCTATTTATTCGGGTCCCTGATTAAACCAAACCATGGTAAAACTAATTATTTCTTGGGCTCAAGATTATGCTGATGAATTGACACATTGTTTGAGTGGCTTAAAGAATTAACTTAGTAAATAAGTCATTGGTGCCTAGGTGGTTCAAGTTTTAGTGCTGGTTGCTATTTAAGCGAACCACTGCATTGCATTTTGAGGTTAACCATATTTTGATAGTGTTTCTTATCCATGAGTGATTAGCTCCGTCAAATGCTTGTTTTTGTTGTCATCACACTTAATTAGTTGCCCTTCCCTGCTGTTTTAAACTTTTAATTGACCAAGCACACATTCTTCTTAACATATTCAATTTGCAATGTATATAATAGCTGGGATGAATGGGTCGCAAACGACCGCTTATTGAAGTTGACGGAGGAAAATATCCGCAAACAACAAGAGCTTGAAAAGAACCAGGTTGTTGACAAATCAATCAAGTCTGGACGGTCGACACAGCATAAACTGAAAGGCTCCAATGGTTAGCTTGCTCTCCCCTTCCCATATTCCTTTACGAACTGATGGCCTGTGGTTTTGATAGATTCTAGTCCCATCCATGATACACTGTATGCTGAACTGATGCTTACATTATCTATTAAAACAAATCTTTTTCTAGTATATGGATAAATGTGGATTGCACTCCTGTTAGAGTTCTTGTTGTGTTAATAGTTCTGCCAAATTATTATCTTCAGTTGCTTGCTATCTGTGGGAGTTTAGAGTTGAAACAAGAATGGCAAGGCATCGTGATGTTGTAGCTACAACTGAACATTTTGATCATTTATCATTGACAGATCTAACTGCAATTGCATGCTGGGGGGTTATTTTGTCAAGATAATTTTTAGTTATCATCCATTACTGGAATAATTTTGTGATAGGATGTGAATGACCTTTGATATTTGACAATTATGAAGTTCTATTAATTCTTATCAGACACTTGGAAGCTTCTTGTTCATGTTTTTTCGTCTTTACAAGCTTGTGATCATGCTTTGTTCTTGAAATGTCTTACTTGACTATGATCATTGCTCAGCAGAAGCAAAAGCTGATAAAGACGACACGAAGAGTCTTGGTGAGTATTTTTATTATTTCTTTGTCGTTTGTTACCTTCTGTTGTTAGTTAACATATTACTCTTTTCCAGCTTTTCCATTTGCATAATGTATTATATTTGTCTAATTTTATCTTTATCATTCTGAAATTTCAGTCAAGGGGAAGAAACGCAAGAGTCAGCCTGGGACTGAGGTGACCATAATTCCTTAACCTTCTGTTTCACGATGTGCTACTTTCCATGAAATTCATTTTCTTCTCATTTTATTTATCCAATATGATACTACACTACGCATTTTCAGATAGTATTGTTAAGCAAGTGATTTTTCCCTTTCAGCCTCTTGCTAATTACTAAATACATTTATTACTTTGTTTCTATTGTTTGGTGTCATTCAATTGCATCTGTCACTTTGTCATTTATTACAATTTACCAAATGAAATGTTGGTTCATTTTCTTGGCATGGAGCGCACATAATTTGTATCTTCAAGCACAAAAATATAAGGAAATTATGTGTATTGGTTGGGAATTTCCCCCCTTGATTATAACATTCGTTTTTGAACTGGCTATGTCCTTGGTACGAGTTAatgatattttttttctttttgtaaGGATGATCTCATCATTTTATATCTACTTCCACATCTTAAAAAAATATTGGGCAACTCATATAGATGTGCGTTTTAAGCCAATCCAAACCCTGAAAATCAATTTTCTGACTTAGAGAATCCTGAAATTCAACAAAAAATAATTTCTGAAAATAAAAGCATTGGAAATGTTGGATACTTGTTCATGTCAAATGGGGGCGATCTTGTATTCATTTGATCACCACAATGAATTTGTTTCCCACACCCACCCATAACACCAGCAACTGATAAATGTTTTTGTTTAAGATGTCTTTCTCTGGTAAGTTGACAGATTGTGCAAATCACTGATTCACTGCTAGTCTTGTAATGTATGAATTTATCATCTCTGATGATTCAGGAAAAGGACAGAAGATCATCAGAGAGTCTCCTAGTGTCACAGTTTCCTTTGACACTGAAGAAGCAACTTGTGGATGATTGGGAGTATGTCACACAGCTGGGTAAGGTATTTACTTATCCGCCTGTGTCGCCTTTCATTAGTGTCTCTAAATGTACACTTTAGTGTTTTGTAAACTATATAATGTGATACTTTTGTTAATTGACTTGGAATGCCAACCACCCAAAGTGTCAAACTCATTGAAAAAAAGCCTTTTTTGCTCCAGCTTGAATCTTAATAATAATATATCTGTAGCATCAAAATGATGTATTCTAATTATTTTAGATATTACAAAAACTTGCTGAACTAGGAGTCAAATAAGAAATGCCACCAGTTCTCCATTACTTGCACATTGTAACAAACACACATTAAACATCAAGAGCTAATTTGTCCATGCCATAGGATCCATAGGAAATTGGAACGTTCGAGCTTGCATTTATTTTCCAGACCCACTGATAAATAGGGGAAATATGAATATCAGCTGAAATAACCAAGTTAAATTCAGTGATGAATTGATCTGAACGCCTGATGATAGCCCTTTTTTTCTTTGAAATGGATAGCCATATTTGCTTTGCACTGCTATTCATCCTGAGCTACAGTGAGATTTCCTTGACCTGTAGCTTGTAAAACTACCACGGTCTCCTACTGTTGATGAAATTCTAAAGAAATATTTGGAGCACCGGGCAAAGAAGGATAGCAAGTGAGTATACTATGCTGACATGATTCTTATTTGTTATGCATACTTTTTTTCTTGTCACTCATTGTCTTGTGCATTACGTGAACGATGAGCTCCCTTTTGTGGTACCATTTTATAATGTAACTTCCTTGTGCCTAGGAGCAAGGGTTGTTTCCATCAGGATGTTGATGGTATAAAGCTGGCTTCTAACCCTGCAAATTCCTTTACTATTTAGGCATTTTTTGTGATTAGTTTTGCAATAGGTTTATAGTTATGTTGGATGTACATTATCATCATCTCATCAATTATATTGTTGTTATCATGCAACCGAAACAAATATAATATGTAGTATTTGAAATGGCATTCGCTTATTCATATTGACAATATTAATGTTATAATTCTCTCGATTATATCAATGTGGTGAAATTTGCTGACAGCTTCAGCTGATGAAATAACAGTTCGATTATTCGTATTGATAAACTGCAGTTATGCAAACTCTATTATTATGCTGCATTTTTTTTGTAATTCAATTTTATCCTTGTCAAAGTAACTTGTCATTCATCTAATTTTTTTAGCTCTTTTATTTCATTTTGGTTGGTTGTCAGTACCAAGCATTGTTTTCCCCTTCTATAGTTATAGC
Coding sequences within it:
- the LOC112891029 gene encoding protein MRG1 isoform X2, which codes for MGSSSNTNTSGGGSDKEDKKEDKGKGKDSAEPSFKEGDRVLAYHGPLLYEAKVQRIENLDDEWRYFVHYLGWNKNWDEWVANDRLLKLTEENIRKQQELEKNQVVDKSIKSGRSTQHKLKGSNEAKADKDDTKSLVKGKKRKSQPGTEEKDRRSSESLLVSQFPLTLKKQLVDDWEYVTQLGKLVKLPRSPTVDEILKKYLEHRAKKDSKINDSYAEILKGLRCYFDKALPAMLLYKKERDQYTEEVKGDVSPSTVYGAEHLLRLFGVIDDVWVGLQLCIDHIPFLYMNDGAVLHFCEIAGVTCFCQYGRRCAEQTTAEIAGHSQVSSEESEHLLCLCV
- the LOC112891029 gene encoding protein MRG1 isoform X4, with the translated sequence MGSSSNTNTSGGGSDKEDKKEDKGKGKDSAEPSFKEGDRVLAYHGPLLYEAKVQRIENLDDEWRYFVHYLGWNKNWDEWVANDRLLKLTEENIRKQQELEKNQVVDKSIKSGRSTQHKLKGSNAEAKADKDDTKSLVKGKKRKSQPGTEEKDRRSSESLLVSQFPLTLKKQLVDDWEYVTQLGKLVKLPRSPTVDEILKKYLEHRAKKDSKINDSYAEILKGLRCYFDKALPAMLLYKKERDQYTEEVKGDVSPSTVYGAEHLLRLFVKLPELLAFVNMEEDALNKLQQKLLDILKFLQKNQSTFFVSVYDGNRKGGEGD
- the LOC112891029 gene encoding protein MRG1 isoform X3, translating into MGSSSNTNTSGGGSDKEDKKEDKGKGKDSAEPSFKEGDRVLAYHGPLLYEAKVQRIENLDDEWRYFVHYLGWNKNWDEWVANDRLLKLTEENIRKQQELEKNQVVDKSIKSGRSTQHKLKGSNAEAKADKDDTKSLVKGKKRKSQPGTEEKDRRSSESLLVSQFPLTLKKQLVDDWEYVTQLGKLVKLPRSPTVDEILKKYLEHRAKKDSKINDSYAEILKGLRCYFDKALPAMLLYKKERDQYTEEVKGDVSPSTVYGAEHLLRLFVKLPELLAFVNMEEDALNKLQQKLLDILKFLQKNQSTFFVSVYDGNRKGADGSKSK
- the LOC112891029 gene encoding protein MRG1 isoform X1, coding for MGSSSNTNTSGGGSDKEDKKEDKGKGKDSAEPSFKEGDRVLAYHGPLLYEAKVQRIENLDDEWRYFVHYLGWNKNWDEWVANDRLLKLTEENIRKQQELEKNQVVDKSIKSGRSTQHKLKGSNAEAKADKDDTKSLVKGKKRKSQPGTEEKDRRSSESLLVSQFPLTLKKQLVDDWEYVTQLGKLVKLPRSPTVDEILKKYLEHRAKKDSKINDSYAEILKGLRCYFDKALPAMLLYKKERDQYTEEVKGDVSPSTVYGAEHLLRLFGVIDDVWVGLQLCIDHIPFLYMNDGAVLHFCEIAGVTCFCQYGRRCAEQTTAEIAGHSQVSSEESEHLLCLCV